DNA sequence from the Amycolatopsis sp. Hca4 genome:
GTCCAGGCGCTGGCCGACCAGCTGGACCTGGAAGCCGAAAAGGACTACCTGGCCCGGGAGTCGTTCGCGAACCCGGCCAAGGCGCTGGCGCTGCGGGTCGCCGACCGCGTGCCCCTGCTGTGGGGGCTGGACCCGGTCGCGGTGGCCGTCGGCGAACACGCTGCGCACGCGTTCGCCGCCCACGCGGCCACGGTGTGTGACGTCGAGGACTATCGTCAGGCCCTGGCGCGCCCCGCATTGCGGCGGGCGGCGCAATCAGGTGGCGGAGAGCGTGACATCTTCGCCGATCCGGACGATCCCTCTGGTGACATCCCCACCCGGGTGCTGCTGCTCTCGGTGCGGACCGGTCCGGCCACGGACGCGGCGCGCTACCAGGCCGAGGACCTGCTGCCGGGTGCGGACGTCATCGCGCCGGCCGAGGAGATCGAGGCCGACGAAATCGTACGGGCCGCGGTGCTGGCACTGCGGTTCGAACTGGCGGCGGTCTACCTCGGGCTGGCCGCGGGCAGCATCGGCGGCGCGGGCCGCTTCGCGCCCGCGACGGCGTGAGACCTGCCGAGCACCGGCTCCGGCCGGTGCCCGAAGGAGTGGAGTTGAGGTGACAGTGGAGCTGCTGCGCAACGCGGTGCGGCCCTACGCCTGGGGATCGCGGACGGCGATTCCCGAGCTGCTGGGCCGTCCGGTACCCGCGCCGCACCCCGAGGCCGAGCTGTGGATGGGTGCCCACCCGGGCGACCCGTCGCACGTCATCGGCCCCGACGGGACCGAGCGGAGCCTGCTCGAGCTGGTGGACGCCGACCCGGTGACCCAGCTCGGCGAGCGCTGCGCGAAGCGGTGGGGCGGGCGGCTCCCGTTCCTGTTGAAGATCCTCGCGGCGGAGGAGCCACTGTCGATGCAGGCGCACCCGTCGGCGGCCCAGGCCGCCGAGGGCCACGCCCGCGAGGAGCAGCTGGGCATCCCGCGCGACGCGGCGAACCGGAACTACCCGGATCCGACGGCGAAGCCGGAGCTGGTGTGCGCGCTGACGGAGTTCCACGCGCTGGCGGGGTTCCGCGCCCCGGACCGGACGGTGAAGCTGCTGAAGGCGATCGAGACGCCCGGGCTGGCGAAGTACACGGGGTTGCTGGAGGCCCAGCCGGACCCGTCCGGGCTGCGCGCGCTGTTCACGACGTGGATCACGCTGCCGCAGGCGTCGCTGGATTCGCTGCTGCCGGAGGTGCTCGACGCGTGCGTCCGGCACGTGCAGGAGCACGGCGAGTTCGCGGTCGAGTGCCGCACGATCCTGGAGCTCGGCGAGGCGCACCCGCGTGACGCCGGGGTGCTGGCGGCGTTGCTGCTGAACCGGCTGACGTTGCGCGCGGGCGAGGCAATTTATTTGCCGGCGGGCAACCTGCACCTGTACCTGCACGGGACGGCCGTGGAGATCCTGGCCAACTCGGACAACATTCTGCGGTGTGGTCTGACCCCGAAGCACGTGGACGTCCCGGAGCTGCTGCGCGTGGTCGACTTCGCGTGCGGCGAGATGCCGGTCCAGTGCGGCGACGTGGGTGGCCGTGTGTCGGTGTACCGGACGGACGCGCCGGAGTTCGAGCTGTCCCGCGTGGAGTGGGCGGCGGGCCAGGACGACGAGATCTCGGTGGACAGCGTGGGGCCCCAGATCCTGCTGTGCACGGCGGGCGACCTGCTGGTGACGGCGGACGACGGCGAGAAGGTCGAGCTGCGGAGGGGCCAGTCGGTGTGGCTGCCGGCGGCGGATCCGCCGGTCCGGATCCGGGCTTTGGGTGGGGAGCGGGCCCAGCTCTTCCGCGCCACGGCCGGCACCTGCGAGGACTGACCCCGCCCGCACCTCCGCCTTCCGCACGGGAAGGCTCAGCCCGCGTACCCGGACGGTCGGCCGACGTCCCTGGAGGGTCGGCTGGCGTGCCTGAAGGGTCGGGCCCGCGTAGGTACCGAGCCGACCCTCTGGGTACGCAAGCCGACTGCCTGGGTACGCGATCCGACCGGCTGGGTGCGCAAGCCGACCGTCTGGGTACGCGATCCGACCGGCTGGGTGCGCAAGCCGACCGTCTGGGTACGCAGATCTTCCCCGGGGCGGGCAACTGGCCGGCGGGTCACGGGAGTCCGGGGTGGCTGTGTGGGGGCGGGGAGTTTCTGTGTGCGTTCCGTGTGGCGGGCTCCGCCACGATCAACACCAAGGGGGGACCCTGGTGGGCTGATGCGCGCCGCCGGGTCCGCTGGGGGTGACGCCGGTCGGGGGGATCTGCCCGGCGTCAGTGGGCTGGAGGTGGTGCCGCGAGGGGGCGGCACCACCTCGGCGGTCACCCCGGCGCGGTGAGACGGGTGGTGCGGTGAGGGGGCAGCACCACCTGATCTCGCCCGCCACCCTCCCCGGCGGCGGGGTAGCGGCCCGCGGCTCAGCCTCGCCGCGGCTGAGCCTCTAGGCGGCCTGGTTCGCGGGGCTGCCTTCGCCCGGCAGGGTCGCTCGGCTAGCGCTCGGGCTGACCGCCCGAGATGCCCTCGGGCCGCCCGCCAGCCTCTACGGCGGCAAGGTGGCGGACTGTCGGCTCAGCTCGGCGCGAGTGGCGGC
Encoded proteins:
- the manA gene encoding mannose-6-phosphate isomerase, class I — encoded protein: MELLRNAVRPYAWGSRTAIPELLGRPVPAPHPEAELWMGAHPGDPSHVIGPDGTERSLLELVDADPVTQLGERCAKRWGGRLPFLLKILAAEEPLSMQAHPSAAQAAEGHAREEQLGIPRDAANRNYPDPTAKPELVCALTEFHALAGFRAPDRTVKLLKAIETPGLAKYTGLLEAQPDPSGLRALFTTWITLPQASLDSLLPEVLDACVRHVQEHGEFAVECRTILELGEAHPRDAGVLAALLLNRLTLRAGEAIYLPAGNLHLYLHGTAVEILANSDNILRCGLTPKHVDVPELLRVVDFACGEMPVQCGDVGGRVSVYRTDAPEFELSRVEWAAGQDDEISVDSVGPQILLCTAGDLLVTADDGEKVELRRGQSVWLPAADPPVRIRALGGERAQLFRATAGTCED